A genome region from Mercenaria mercenaria strain notata chromosome 11, MADL_Memer_1, whole genome shotgun sequence includes the following:
- the LOC128546719 gene encoding uncharacterized protein LOC128546719: protein MNTASPIFSPNNTPSTPVNSTQQADMFSMIMQRLDSMDKRLNELDSIQSSVKSITVRIDTIDQKVTNLEAKIKDIETSHQFESDTLEQLNRKQNEIDSSLIKLRNIEAEQRSREEELQREITDLKCRSMRDNLLFFNIPEEKNENCERKVLDLIESKLQIDDAKTNIRLQRTHRVGVFKESKIRPIVAKFSNFPDREKVRTYAKLLKGSRYGIGEQFPAEVVDRRRKLIPVMKKARSEGKEAYLSVDKLYINKQLYKESV, encoded by the coding sequence atgaacACAGCATCGCCAATTTTTTCACCAAATAATACGCCTTCAACACCAGTTAATAGCACTCAGCAGGCGGACATGTTTTCTATGATTATGCAACGTCTAGACTCGATGGATAAAAGGCTAAACGAATTAGACTCCATACAATCCAGTGTGAAAAGTATAACGGTCCGTATTGACACTATTGATCAAAAGGTCACCAATTTAGAGGCCAAAATCAAGGACATTGAGACTAGCCACCAGTTTGAAAGCGATACATTGGAGCAACTAAACAGAAAACAGAATGAAATCGACTCATCGCTTATCAAATTACGAAATATTGAGGCGGAACAGCGTTCACGAGAAGAAGAACTCCAACGAGAAATTACCGACCTAAAATGCAGGAGTATGAGGgacaatttattgttttttaacattcccgaagaaaagaatgaaaactGCGAGAGAAAAGTGCTAGATTTAATAGAATCTAAGTTGCAGATTGATGATGCCAAAACCAACATCAGACTACAAAGAACGCACAGGGTTGGCGTATTTAAGGAATCAAAGATTCGACCCATCGTCGCTAAGTTCAGCAATTTTCCGGACCGAGAGAAAGTGCGCACATATGCGAAGCTCCTTAAAGGCTCACGGTATGGCATAGGAGAacaatttccggctgaagtggtTGATAGGCGGAGGAAACTGATTCCTGTTATGAAGAAAGCACGATCAGAGGGCAAAGAAGCTTACCTTAGTGTTGACAAATTATACATAAATAAGCAGTTATATAAAGAAAGTGTGTAG